Proteins found in one Actinomycetota bacterium genomic segment:
- a CDS encoding PadR family transcriptional regulator yields the protein MLELAILGLLKENELHGYELKKRLTDALGPFSSVSFGSLYPCLARLERAGAVKAVEALTAGRPTTPIPMTGSIAGEAAAFLARRQALRPGGRSRKVYGITEQGEQLFADLLAAESVGGDDERAFNLKLAFARYLPREARLRLLERRRDQLVERLARVRNSGLTRRDRMDSYTRSLYEHGAESIERDISWLDSLVASERQTSEQQTELSEEGR from the coding sequence GTGCTCGAGCTAGCCATCCTGGGACTGCTCAAGGAGAACGAGCTCCACGGCTACGAGCTGAAAAAGCGGCTCACCGACGCGCTGGGCCCGTTCTCGAGCGTCAGCTTCGGCTCGCTCTATCCCTGCCTGGCCCGCCTCGAGCGGGCGGGCGCGGTGAAGGCGGTCGAAGCCCTGACCGCGGGGCGCCCGACCACCCCGATCCCGATGACCGGCTCGATCGCAGGCGAGGCCGCCGCGTTCCTGGCCCGGCGCCAGGCGCTACGCCCGGGCGGGCGCAGCCGCAAGGTGTACGGCATCACCGAGCAGGGGGAGCAACTGTTCGCCGACCTGCTCGCGGCCGAGTCGGTGGGAGGCGACGACGAGCGCGCGTTCAACCTGAAGCTCGCCTTCGCCCGCTACCTCCCCCGCGAAGCCCGCCTCCGGCTCCTCGAGCGCCGGCGGGACCAGCTGGTCGAGCGCCTGGCCCGAGTCCGCAACAGCGGCCTCACCCGGCGTGACCGCATGGACAGCTACACCCGCTCGCTCTACGAGCACGGAGCCGAGTCCATCGAGCGCGACATCTCGTGGCTCGACTCTCTCGTCGCATCAGAACGGCAGACATCGGAACAGCAGACGGAACTCTCAGAGGAAGGACGCTGA
- a CDS encoding inositol-3-phosphate synthase has translation MRVAIAGVGNCASSLVQGIEYYRDADPNDTVPGLMHVDLGGYHVRDVEFVTAFDVDAAKVGTDLGKAIFAGQNNTIRFSAVGELGVQVLRGPTFDGLGKYYREIIEESPAEPVDVAAELQRVRADVLVSYLPVGSEVAQKHYAQACLDAGVAFVNAIPVFIASDPEWARRFTEAGVPIVGDDIKSQVGATIVHRLLARLFEDRGLVLDRTYQLNVGGNMDFKNMLERERLESKKISKTQSVTSQIDNGIAADDVHIGPSDHVAWLDDRKWAYIRLEGRNFGDVPLNVELKLEVWDSPNSAGVIIDAVRCAKIAKDRGIGGPLLGPSAYFMKSPPVQYHDDDAHRMVEEFAAG, from the coding sequence ATTCGCGTCGCCATCGCCGGCGTCGGCAACTGCGCCAGCTCACTCGTGCAGGGCATCGAGTACTACCGCGACGCCGACCCCAACGACACCGTGCCCGGGCTCATGCATGTCGATCTCGGCGGCTACCACGTCCGCGATGTCGAGTTCGTGACCGCCTTCGACGTCGATGCAGCCAAGGTCGGCACCGATCTGGGCAAGGCGATCTTCGCGGGCCAGAACAACACCATCCGTTTCTCGGCGGTGGGCGAGCTGGGCGTGCAGGTGCTGCGCGGACCCACGTTCGACGGCCTCGGCAAGTACTACCGCGAGATCATCGAGGAGTCGCCCGCCGAACCGGTCGACGTCGCCGCCGAGCTGCAGCGGGTGCGGGCCGACGTGCTGGTGTCGTACCTGCCCGTCGGCTCCGAGGTGGCCCAGAAGCACTACGCCCAGGCGTGCCTCGACGCGGGTGTGGCGTTCGTGAACGCGATCCCCGTGTTCATCGCGTCCGACCCCGAGTGGGCCCGCCGCTTCACCGAAGCGGGTGTCCCGATCGTGGGCGACGACATCAAGAGCCAGGTGGGCGCCACCATCGTGCACCGCCTGCTGGCCCGCCTGTTCGAGGACCGTGGGCTCGTGCTCGACCGCACCTACCAGCTCAACGTGGGCGGCAACATGGACTTCAAGAACATGCTCGAGCGTGAGCGCCTCGAGTCGAAGAAGATCTCGAAGACGCAGTCCGTCACCAGCCAGATCGACAACGGCATCGCAGCCGACGACGTCCACATCGGGCCGTCCGACCACGTCGCCTGGCTCGACGACCGCAAGTGGGCGTACATCCGGCTCGAGGGACGCAACTTCGGCGACGTGCCGCTCAACGTCGAGCTCAAGCTCGAGGTGTGGGACTCGCCGAACTCCGCGGGTGTCATCATCGACGCGGTCCGCTGCGCCAAGATCGCCAAGGACCGAGGCATCGGTGGGCCGCTGCTCGGACCGTCCGCGTACTTCATGAAGAGCCCGCCGGTGCAGTACCACGACGACGACGCGCACCGCATGGTCGAGGAGTTCGCCGCGGGCTGA
- a CDS encoding class I SAM-dependent methyltransferase: MPTDKAVPTDNGAAWDKYSAAYQAAVRLSTDVAHYGPDIATEAELRLLGHLRGKRVLELGCGGAQTSIAFAKQGAHAIGVDASGEQLGFARRLCEREGVKVELHHGDLADLAFLRADSIDLVFSAGAFGFVDDLNRVFRQVHRVLRRGAPFVFSLPHPAWRLVDPDDEGPLLVRRSYFDRSPIDREIDGIAFTDHHHTVGDIFAGLTRTNFRVDTVLEPEPLTGGPRSPLWRDAFRLVPRTLVVRARKEGT; this comes from the coding sequence GTGCCTACCGACAAAGCCGTGCCCACCGACAACGGCGCTGCATGGGACAAGTACTCAGCCGCGTACCAGGCTGCGGTTCGTCTCTCGACCGACGTCGCCCACTACGGGCCCGACATCGCGACCGAGGCGGAGCTCCGACTGCTCGGCCACCTTCGAGGGAAGCGCGTGCTCGAGCTCGGCTGCGGTGGCGCTCAGACCTCGATCGCGTTCGCCAAGCAGGGCGCGCACGCCATCGGCGTCGATGCGTCGGGCGAGCAGCTCGGGTTCGCTCGCCGGCTCTGCGAACGCGAGGGCGTGAAGGTCGAGCTGCACCACGGTGACCTCGCCGACCTCGCCTTCCTGCGGGCCGACAGCATCGACCTCGTGTTCTCGGCCGGGGCCTTCGGCTTCGTGGACGACCTCAACCGCGTCTTCCGCCAGGTGCACCGCGTGCTCCGGCGGGGGGCGCCCTTCGTCTTCTCGCTTCCCCACCCCGCCTGGCGCCTCGTCGACCCTGACGACGAAGGGCCGCTGCTGGTGCGCCGCTCCTACTTCGACCGGTCGCCGATCGACCGCGAGATCGACGGCATCGCCTTCACCGACCACCACCACACGGTCGGCGACATCTTCGCCGGCCTCACGCGCACGAACTTCCGCGTCGACACCGTGCTCGAGCCCGAGCCGCTGACGGGCGGTCCCCGCAGCCCGCTCTGGCGCGATGCGTTCCGGCTGGTGCCGCGCACCCTCGTCGTGCGGGCGCGCAAGGAGGGGACCTAA
- a CDS encoding CCA tRNA nucleotidyltransferase, whose amino-acid sequence MVPDRLAPLLDETRAIAERFEAAGKKLYLVGGAVRDAILGRERPEWDFTTDARPEETEAIVGGWADALWLQGKRFGTVGARKDGQLFEITTHRDEAYRPESRKPDVRFADAVEADLARRDFTINAMALTLPGLELIDPFDGLTDLAAQRLRTPLTPEESFEDDPLRMLRAARFIAGYRLKPVPALSAAVSAMRARLEIVSAERIRAELDKLLVVEEPGPGLWFLVDTGLAEEFLPELPALGLEQDPIHRHKDVLAHTVAVVERTPRDRVLRLAALLHDIGKPKTRSFGPNGVTFHHHEVVGARMARERMQALRYSNDDVADVTRLVELHLRFHGYHEGDGGWTDSAVRRYARDAGPLLDRLNVLTRADCTTRNKARAHVLSERMDLLEARIEELREREELAAVRPELDGRQVMAHLGIGPGPSVGRALAFLLELRLEDGPLGEEEAYRRLDEWWAAQGDAARP is encoded by the coding sequence GTGGTCCCCGACAGGCTCGCGCCGCTGCTCGACGAGACGCGCGCCATCGCGGAGCGATTCGAGGCCGCCGGCAAGAAGCTCTACCTCGTGGGCGGTGCGGTTCGCGACGCGATCCTGGGCCGGGAGCGGCCCGAATGGGACTTCACGACCGACGCGCGGCCCGAGGAGACCGAGGCCATCGTCGGGGGCTGGGCCGACGCGTTGTGGTTGCAGGGCAAGCGCTTCGGCACGGTCGGCGCCCGCAAGGACGGACAGCTCTTCGAGATCACGACCCATCGGGACGAGGCGTACCGGCCCGAGTCGCGCAAGCCCGACGTGAGGTTCGCCGACGCGGTCGAGGCCGACCTGGCCCGGCGCGACTTCACGATCAATGCCATGGCCCTCACGCTCCCCGGACTGGAGCTCATCGATCCCTTCGACGGCCTGACCGATCTGGCGGCGCAACGCCTTCGCACACCGCTCACCCCGGAGGAGTCGTTCGAGGACGACCCGCTGCGCATGCTGCGTGCGGCACGCTTCATCGCGGGCTACCGGTTGAAGCCCGTGCCGGCCCTCAGCGCGGCCGTCAGCGCGATGAGGGCGCGGCTCGAGATCGTCTCGGCGGAGCGCATCCGGGCCGAGCTCGACAAGCTGCTCGTGGTCGAGGAGCCCGGCCCCGGCCTCTGGTTCCTCGTCGACACCGGCCTGGCCGAGGAGTTCCTGCCCGAGCTGCCCGCGCTCGGGCTCGAGCAGGATCCCATCCACCGGCACAAGGACGTGCTGGCGCACACGGTCGCGGTCGTCGAGCGGACGCCGCGCGATCGCGTCCTGCGGCTCGCGGCCCTGCTGCACGACATCGGCAAACCCAAGACCCGCTCGTTCGGTCCCAACGGTGTGACGTTCCATCACCACGAGGTGGTCGGCGCGCGCATGGCGCGCGAGCGGATGCAGGCGCTGCGCTACTCCAACGACGACGTTGCCGACGTCACGCGTCTGGTCGAGCTGCACCTGCGGTTCCATGGGTACCACGAGGGCGACGGTGGGTGGACCGACAGCGCGGTGCGACGCTACGCACGCGACGCGGGCCCGTTGCTCGATCGGTTGAACGTGCTCACGCGGGCCGACTGCACCACGCGGAACAAGGCGAGGGCCCACGTGCTCTCGGAGCGCATGGACCTGCTGGAGGCCCGCATCGAGGAGCTGCGTGAGCGGGAGGAGCTCGCCGCGGTCCGCCCCGAGCTCGACGGTCGTCAGGTGATGGCCCACCTCGGGATCGGCCCGGGGCCGTCCGTCGGAAGGGCGCTCGCGTTCTTGCTGGAGCTGCGCCTCGAGGACGGTCCGCTCGGCGAGGAGGAGGCCTACCGCCGCCTCGACGAATGGTGGGCGGCGCAGGGCGACGCGGCGCGGCCTTAG
- a CDS encoding PilT/PilU family type 4a pilus ATPase: MEQRGSDLHVKVASAPYVRVDGHLQPTSFDSVTPADTERMAFAIMPKERADEFMTMSEADFAYSVSGLGRFRVNVFRQRGSVGLVFRRVLPGTPSFEALGLPSVAARLAEEPRGMVLVTGPTGAGKTTTIAAMIDHINEVKAVNVVTIEDPIEVLHHDKKAIINQREIGSDTRDYAQAMKRVLRQDPDVIFIGEMRDPETVWAALAAAETGHLVLSTLHTTNATETVNRIVDFFPPFQQKQVRLTLASSLRGVVSQRLLERADGKGRVPATETLVMTGRIFDRIVDPEGQETIEDIIADGEYYGMQTFDQSLFGLYKNGLVSLRDAMGVSSHPHDFRIALQQAGLSTTY; encoded by the coding sequence ATGGAGCAGCGGGGCTCCGACCTGCACGTGAAGGTGGCATCCGCGCCGTACGTGCGTGTCGACGGCCATCTGCAGCCGACTTCGTTCGACAGCGTCACGCCCGCCGACACCGAGCGGATGGCCTTCGCGATCATGCCGAAGGAGCGGGCGGACGAGTTCATGACGATGTCGGAGGCGGACTTCGCCTACAGCGTCTCGGGGCTGGGCCGTTTCCGCGTCAACGTCTTCCGCCAGCGCGGATCGGTCGGCCTCGTGTTCCGCCGCGTGCTCCCAGGCACGCCGTCGTTCGAGGCGCTGGGGCTGCCATCGGTCGCGGCGCGGCTGGCCGAAGAGCCGCGGGGCATGGTGCTTGTCACGGGACCCACCGGTGCCGGAAAGACGACGACCATCGCCGCCATGATCGACCACATCAACGAGGTCAAGGCGGTCAACGTCGTCACCATCGAGGATCCGATCGAGGTCCTGCACCACGACAAGAAGGCCATCATCAACCAGCGCGAGATCGGCAGTGACACGCGCGACTACGCCCAGGCGATGAAGAGGGTGCTGCGCCAGGACCCCGACGTCATCTTCATCGGCGAGATGCGCGACCCGGAGACGGTCTGGGCGGCTCTGGCCGCGGCCGAGACCGGCCACCTCGTGCTGTCCACCCTGCACACCACCAACGCCACCGAGACCGTCAACCGGATCGTCGACTTCTTCCCGCCGTTCCAGCAGAAGCAGGTGAGGCTCACGCTGGCGTCGTCGCTGCGCGGCGTGGTCAGCCAGCGCCTGCTCGAGCGCGCTGACGGCAAGGGCCGCGTGCCCGCAACCGAGACCCTCGTGATGACGGGGCGGATCTTCGATCGCATCGTCGACCCCGAGGGTCAGGAGACGATCGAGGACATCATCGCCGACGGCGAGTACTACGGGATGCAGACGTTCGACCAGAGCCTGTTCGGCCTCTACAAGAACGGCCTCGTTTCGCTCCGTGACGCGATGGGCGTGTCGTCGCATCCGCACGACTTCCGCATCGCCCTCCAGCAGGCCGGGCTCTCCACCACGTACTGA
- a CDS encoding histone deacetylase — MTGALARRARRYARRVTILLETHASYLHHDTGPGHPERPARLEAVLQGIADAGVGDAIVSVSPRPATQSEIEGAHTPDFVAALRRFCLSGGGHLDPDTSAGPESWDAALLAAGAGLDAVERLERGEADAAFCAVRPPGHHATPNRAMGFCLLNNVAVTAAALADRGERVLIVDWDAHHGNGTQDCFYGDPRVLYVSMHEFPLYPGTGRLDETGTGEGDGCTVNFPFPAGTTGDTYLAAVDELVVPLAEAFTPTWLLVSAGFDAHRADPLTGLGLAAGDYADLTRRLLPLVARGRVVAFLEGGYDLEALALSAGACVAALAGDDYRPEAATAGGAGRAVVDAALRLRSG; from the coding sequence ATGACCGGCGCTCTCGCAAGACGGGCACGCCGGTACGCTCGACGCGTGACGATCCTGCTCGAGACGCATGCGAGCTACCTGCACCACGACACCGGGCCGGGCCATCCGGAGCGCCCGGCCCGCCTCGAAGCCGTGCTCCAGGGAATCGCCGACGCCGGCGTCGGCGACGCGATCGTCTCCGTCTCGCCGCGCCCGGCGACCCAGTCCGAGATCGAGGGTGCGCACACGCCCGACTTCGTCGCCGCGCTCCGGCGCTTCTGCCTCAGCGGGGGCGGCCACCTCGACCCCGACACCTCGGCCGGGCCCGAGTCGTGGGACGCGGCCCTGCTCGCGGCAGGAGCGGGCCTCGATGCGGTCGAGCGCCTCGAGCGCGGCGAGGCCGACGCCGCCTTCTGCGCGGTGCGCCCGCCGGGCCATCACGCCACGCCGAACCGGGCGATGGGCTTCTGCCTGCTCAACAACGTCGCGGTGACGGCGGCCGCGCTCGCCGACCGGGGCGAGCGGGTGTTGATCGTGGACTGGGACGCGCACCACGGGAACGGCACCCAGGACTGCTTCTACGGCGACCCACGCGTCCTCTACGTCTCGATGCACGAGTTCCCCCTCTATCCCGGCACCGGACGCCTGGACGAGACCGGTACCGGCGAGGGCGACGGGTGCACCGTCAACTTCCCGTTCCCCGCGGGCACGACCGGCGACACCTACCTGGCGGCCGTCGACGAGCTGGTCGTCCCCCTGGCGGAAGCCTTCACGCCGACCTGGCTGCTCGTCTCGGCCGGCTTCGACGCGCACCGCGCCGACCCGCTCACCGGTCTGGGCCTGGCGGCGGGTGACTACGCCGACCTGACGCGGCGCCTGCTCCCCCTGGTGGCGCGCGGGCGGGTGGTGGCGTTCCTCGAGGGTGGTTACGACCTGGAAGCGCTCGCGCTCTCGGCCGGCGCGTGCGTGGCTGCGCTGGCGGGCGACGACTACCGGCCCGAGGCGGCCACCGCAGGCGGGGCGGGGCGCGCCGTGGTCGACGCCGCGCTCAGGTTGCGCTCGGGTTAG
- a CDS encoding GNAT family N-acetyltransferase, whose protein sequence is MPVLRERRSLSSGHVTASSPPGRVTASVGVIEWGRERARAVPWRSDARTALLLCLPDTPTPSPGFIQRCLDRLAGEGYTTVITGALAPQEQQPFLAAGFDEHERLHLLGHDLADLADRPRRPTLRRGRKADRGPALAVDAVAFDPFWRLDCAGLKDAIDATPATRFRVAGRDARLCAYAVSGRSERHGYLQRLAVDPAHQRSGLGRALALDALHWMRRHGVARAVVNTQLDNHAALELYRGLGFRLDRDGLAVLRHELQQ, encoded by the coding sequence GTGCCCGTCTTGCGAGAGCGCCGGTCATTATCCTCGGGCCACGTGACCGCGTCCTCCCCACCCGGGCGCGTAACCGCCTCCGTCGGCGTCATCGAATGGGGTCGCGAGCGCGCGCGGGCCGTCCCCTGGCGAAGCGACGCCCGCACCGCGCTCCTCCTGTGCCTGCCCGACACGCCGACGCCGTCCCCCGGCTTCATCCAGCGCTGCCTCGACCGGCTCGCGGGCGAGGGGTACACGACGGTCATCACTGGCGCCCTCGCCCCGCAGGAGCAGCAGCCGTTCCTCGCCGCCGGGTTCGACGAGCACGAGCGCCTCCACCTGCTGGGCCACGACCTCGCCGACCTCGCGGACCGCCCCCGCCGGCCGACTCTGCGCAGGGGCCGGAAGGCCGACCGCGGCCCCGCCCTCGCCGTCGACGCGGTCGCGTTCGACCCGTTCTGGCGGCTCGACTGCGCCGGCCTGAAGGACGCCATCGACGCCACCCCCGCGACCCGGTTCCGCGTCGCCGGCCGCGACGCCCGACTCTGCGCGTACGCGGTGAGCGGTCGGTCGGAGCGACACGGCTACCTCCAGCGTCTCGCGGTCGATCCCGCCCACCAGCGCAGTGGCCTCGGCCGCGCCCTTGCCCTCGACGCGCTCCATTGGATGCGGCGCCACGGCGTCGCGAGGGCGGTCGTGAACACCCAGCTCGACAACCACGCGGCCCTCGAGCTCTACCGCGGCCTGGGCTTCCGTCTAGATCGCGACGGTCTGGCCGTTCTCCGCCACGAGCTGCAGCAGTGA